The Solea senegalensis isolate Sse05_10M linkage group LG4, IFAPA_SoseM_1, whole genome shotgun sequence genome includes a region encoding these proteins:
- the ngfb gene encoding nerve growth factor, with protein sequence MRSSMLVLLLFFSAQAVASIRGDLCTATTAQQQQDPGDDINSIPTVDPKLFTKRHYLSPRVLFSAQPPDAEPSASHGASRRNRRRAGQPQHRGVYSVCESISVWVGNKTKATDISGNEVTVLPNVNINNVNKKQYFFETTCHSTRSGSSGCLGIDARHWNSYCTNSHTFVRALTSFKNLVAWRLIRINVACVCVLSRKSWRQ encoded by the coding sequence ATGAGGTCGTCCATGCTGgtcctgctcctcttcttcagtGCCCAGGCTGTGGCCTCCATCAGAGGAGACTTGTGTACTGCTACGacggcacagcagcagcaggatccAGGTGACGACATTAACTCCATCCCCACAGTGGACCCCAAACTTTTCACAAAGCGCCACTACCTCTCACCCAGGGTGCTGTTCAGTGCTCAGCCCCCTGATGCAGAGCCTTCAGCGTCACACGGTGCCAGTAGAAGGAACCGCAGACGGGCAGGACAACCTCAGCACCGCGGGGTGTACTCGGTGTGTGAAAGCATCAGCGTCTGGGTTGGCAACAAAACCAAGGCCACGGACATCTCAGGCAACGAGGTGACAGttcttccaaatgtgaatatcaACAATGTCAACAAGAAGCAGTACTTCTTCGAGACTACGTGTCATAGCACTCGTTCAGGCAGCTCAGGCTGTTTGGGAATTGATGCGCGACACTGGAACTCCTACTGCACCAACTCACACACTTTTGTACGAGCGCTGACGTCATTCAAAAATCTGGTGGCGTGGAGGCTCATACGCATCAatgtggcctgtgtgtgtgtcctcagccGCAAGTCATGGCGGCAGTGA